A genomic region of Elaeis guineensis isolate ETL-2024a chromosome 9, EG11, whole genome shotgun sequence contains the following coding sequences:
- the LOC105051599 gene encoding mitotic spindle checkpoint protein MAD2, with amino-acid sequence MLLTQDEGVKLFIASLTSQLSEWLETGKIQRVVLVIMSKATSEVLERWNFNIETDAEVVEKGVGREKSDKEIMGEIQAIMRQIASCITYLPCLDEPCVFDVLAYMDNDVPVPFTWIESDAKLIKNPQMVKLHSFDTKIRKVDTLVSYKNDDWDEQ; translated from the exons ATGCTGTTGACTCAGGACGAAGGAGTGAAATTGTTCATCGCTAGTCTAACTTCCCAATTATCAG AATGGCTGGAAACTGGGAAAATACAAAGGGTTGTTCTTGTGATCATGAGTAAGGCCACCTCGGAGGTTCTTGAGAGATGGAATTTCAACATAGAGACTGATGCCGAGGTTGTTGAAAAGGG GGTCGGTAGGGAAAAGAGTGACAAAGAAATAATGGGGGAGATTCAGGCGATTATGCGTCAGATTGCCTCCTGCATTACTTACCTCCCTTGTCTTGATGAACCCT GTGTTTTCGATGTGTTAGCCTACATGGATAACGATGTCCCTGTTCCATTCACTTGGATTGAGAGTGATGCCAAACTGATCAAGAACCCCCAAATGGTGAAGTTGCATTCTTTTGATACCAAG ATACGTAAAGTGGATACACTGGTTTCTTACAAGAATGATGACTGGGATGAGCAGTAG